In Juglans regia cultivar Chandler chromosome 13, Walnut 2.0, whole genome shotgun sequence, the following proteins share a genomic window:
- the LOC109003960 gene encoding HMG-Y-related protein B-like: protein MATEENNNPPPAQPPHPAASIPQYPEMIMAAIEALNDKNGSNKSAISRYIESTYADLPAAHSTLLSHHLSKLKQAGQLVLVKNNYMKPDPNAPPKRGRGRPPKPKAPLPPGTVVSPPRPRGRPPKPRDPFSPPPVPKAKKASSGSGRPRGRPPKKAKTAAASAAAPSDGPPRGRGRPPKVKPAVEPIGC from the exons ATGGCtacagaagaaaataataacccTCCTCCAGCTCAACCTCCTCACCCAGCTGCCTCAATCCCTCAGTACCCCGAG aTGATTATGGCGGCGATCGAGGCTCTCAACGACAAGAACGGCTCGAACAAGTCGGCTATCTCCAGGTATATTGAGTCAACTTACGCGGATCTGCCGGCAGCTCACTCGACACTCCTCTCCCACCACCTCAGCAAGCTGAAGCAGGCCGGCCAGCTCGTTTTGGTAAAGAACAATTACATGAAGCCAGACCCCAACGCGCCTCCGAAGCGTGGACGAGGCCGCCCGCCAAAGCCTAAGGCGCCGCTCCCACCCGGAACCGTCGTCTCGCCACCCAGGCCACGGGGCCGTCCGCCAAAGCCGAGGGACCCGTTCTCGCCGCCCCCGGTACCCAAGGCAAAGAAGGCATCCTCCGGGAGTGGCAGGCCACGTGGTCGTCCACCCAAGAAGGCCAAGACGGCTGCGGCGTCGGCTGCAGCTCCGTCTGATGGGCCTCCTAGAGGGAGAGGAAGGCCGCCGAAGGTGAAGCCGGCCGTGGAGCCGATTGGGTGTTGA